From Pristiophorus japonicus isolate sPriJap1 chromosome 1, sPriJap1.hap1, whole genome shotgun sequence, a single genomic window includes:
- the LOC139240495 gene encoding proteinase-activated receptor 1-like → MGWKVQLVLWVTLLPAVAALKHGNFSRDKFGPRTFAGIWGPGPLEFIDLDGKIEGEGSGQYDGSGFRDGSGVGVEENKPIDPVKNSEKLNVDYVTISNTAGQYLTSRWMTVFIPSVYTIVFAVGLLLNCVAILLIRFKMKLKKPAVIYMVNLAAADLLFVLMLPLKISYHFSGNDWGFGSFLCRLVTGGFYAYMYCSVLLMMCISVDRFLAVVYPLRSASWRTWGRAVLLCLVVWLAAFGGVVPLFLTEQTVYVTNLNITTCHDVLPLSTLQSYSVYYFPTLCILFFVIPLLVTSACYVCIISTLHSANVANKCKKTRAICLALIVLSVFIVCFTPTNIILLIHYLHFYHAASDSLYFAYMLCVCIGSVSCCLDPLIYYYASSLFQKHFENLLCSGDVSESGNSQTESKSCKTGNSTFNDSSYNKLLA, encoded by the coding sequence GCAACTTTTCACGGGATAAATTTGGTCCCAGAACCTTTGCAGGTATTTGGGGTCCTGGACCTCTTGAATTTATCGACCTTGATGGGAAGATTGAAGGTGAAGGATCCGGCCAATACGATGGAAGTGGATTCAGAGATGGATCTGGAGTTGGAGTGGAAGAAAATAAACCCATCGACCCTGTCAAAAACTCCGAGAAACTCAATGTGgattatgtgaccatctcaaacacaGCAGGACAATATCTAACCAGTCGATGGATGACTGTATTCATTCCTTCTGTTTACACCATTGTTTTTGCAGTGGGTTTGCTTCTCAACTGTGTCGCAATCTTATTGATTCGCTTTAAAATGAAATTGAAAAAACCGGCTGTAATTTACATGGTGAATTTAGCAGCAGCAGATTTGTTATTTGTGCTGATGCTCCCGCTGAAGATCTCCTACCATTTTTCTGGTAATGACTGGGGATTTGGCTCTTTCCTGTGCCGATTGGTTACTGGCGGTTTTTATGCTTATATGTACTGCTCCGTGCTGCTGATGATGTGTATAAGTGTTGACCGATTTCTCGCGGTGGTTTATCCATTGCGTTCTGCTTCCTGGAGGACCTGGGGGCGTGCGGTTTTACTTTGCCTTGTCGTGTGGCTGGCAGCTTTTGGTGGTGTTGTTCCACTTTTCCTTACTGAGCAAACCGTGTATGTCACTAACCTGAACATCACAACCTGCCACGATGTGCTCCCCCTCTCTACATTACAAAGCTATTCCGTCTACTATTTTCCCACTTTGTGTATTCTGTTCTTTGTAATTCCGCTGCTTGTGACCTCAGCCTGTTACGTATGTATTATCTCAACCCTACATTCAGCAAATGTGGCAAACAAATGCAAGAAAACGCGAGCTATCTGTTTGGCTTTGATTGTACTTTCTGTCTTTATTGTCTGCTTTACACCAACTAATATAATTTTGCTCATACACTATCTTCATTTTTATCATGCAGCAAGCGACTCTCTCTACTTTGCCTATATGCTGTGTGTGTGCATAGGCAGTGTGAGCTGTTGTCTTGACCCTTTGATTTATTATTATGCCTCATCCCTGTTCCAGAAGCATTTTGAGAATCTTCTGTGCTCTGGGGACGTTTCTGAATCTGGGAATAGTCAAACAGAATCCAAGAGCTGTAAAACAGGAAACTCCACTTTCAATGACAGTTCCTACAATAAATTACTAGCCTAA